A portion of the Glycine max cultivar Williams 82 chromosome 10, Glycine_max_v4.0, whole genome shotgun sequence genome contains these proteins:
- the LOC100788959 gene encoding xyloglucan galactosyltransferase MUR3 — MRKRPDQMEKGAAAKNQNSRICFLASLSAFFWFLLLYFHFVVLAGDNSNRKISYNNQVDLDHSTLSTTPVSVSYEPPPTHQVQAPPRKIGFPDTDTDTLHATKKSFPFMRAMRASENKSDPCGGRYIYVHDLPSRFNEDMLKECRSLSLWTNMCKFTTNAGLGPPLENAEGVFSNTGWYATNQFAVDVIFGNRMKQYECLTNDSSIAAAVFVPFYAGFDIARYLWGYNISTRDAASLALVDWLMKRPEWSTMNGRDHFLVAGRITWDFRRLSEEESDWGNKLLFLPAAKNMSMLVVESSPWNANDFGIPYPTYFHPAKDADVFMWQDRMRQLERKWLFSFAGAPRPGNPKSIRGQLIDQCRRSNVCKLLECDFGESKCHSPSSIMQMFQSSLFCLQPQGDSYTRRSAFDSMLAGCIPVFFHPGSAYTQYTWHLPKNFTKYSVFIPEDDIRKRNISIEERLSQIPPEQVKIMREEVISLIPRLVYADPRSKLETLKDAFDVAVQAVIDKVTNLRKDIIEGRTDDNFIEENSWKYALLPEGEHEVGPHEWDPFFSKPKDGNGDSNDSSAEVAKNSWKNERRNQS; from the coding sequence ATGAGGAAGCGCCCCGACCAAATGGAAAAAGGGGCAGCAGCAAAGAACCAGAATTCCCGCATTTGCTTTTTGGCATCCCTTTCTGCCTTCTTCTGGTTTTTGCTCctttacttccattttgtggTCCTTGCAGGAGATAATAGCAATAGAAAGATTAGTTATAATAATCAAGTTGATCTTGATCACTCAACCCTATCAACAACACCTGTTTCTGTTAGTTATGAACCTCCCCCAACCCATCAAGTGCAAGCCCCTCCTAGAAAGATTGGCTTCCCTGACACCGACACTGACACCCTACACGCCACCAAGAAGAGTTTCCCTTTCATGAGAGCAATGAGAGCTTCTGAGAACAAGAGTGATCCCTGTGGGGGGAGGTACATTTATGTGCATGACCTTCCCTCCAGGTTTAATGAGGATATGTTGAAGGAGTGCCGGAGTTTGAGTCTTTGGACTAATATGTGTAAGTTCACAACCAATGCCGGTCTTGGTCCACCCCTTGAGAATGCTGAAGGGGTGTTCTCGAATACTGGCTGGTATGCTACCAATCAGTTTGCGGTTGATGTGATATTTGGCAACCGGATGAAGCAGTATGAGTGCTTGACAAATGATTCCTCCATTGCTGCTGCGGTTTTCGTGCCCTTTTATGCTGGATTTGACATAGCGCGTTACCTTTGGGGTTATAATATTTCAACGAGGGATGCAGCTTCACTTGCTCTGGTTGACTGGCTCATGAAGAGGCCGGAGTGGAGCACAATGAATGGAAGAGACCATTTTCTTGTTGCAGGAAGGATAACCTGGGATTTCAGGAGACTGTCTGAGGAAGAATCAGATTGGGGCAATAAGCTTTTGTTTTTACCAGCGGCGAAGAATATGTCCATGCTTGTGGTTGAATCCAGCCCTTGGAATGCAAATGATTTTGGAATTCCATATCCTACATACTTCCACCCTGCAAAGGATGCTGATGTGTTCATGTGGCAAGATCGAATGAGGCAACTAGAGAGGAAGTGGCTTTTCTCCTTTGCCGGTGCTCCCCGTCCTGGCAACCCCAAATCAATCAGGGGTCAGTTAATTGATCAATGCAGACGGTCAAATGTTTGTAAACTGTTGGAATGTGACTTTGGCGAAAGCAAATGTCATTCTCCCAGCAGCATAATGCAGATGTTTCAAAGCTCGCTTTTCTGCTTGCAACCCCAGGGTGATTCATACACGCGAAGATCTGCTTTTGATTCAATGCTGGCTGGTTGTATACCTGTCTTCTTCCATCCAGGCTCAGCATATACACAGTATACTTGGCATCTTCCCAAGAATTTCACAAAGTATTCTGTCTTCATTCCCGAGGATGATATTCGTAAGAGGAATATCAgtatagaggaaaggcttagTCAGATACCCCCTGAGCAAGTGAAGATCATGAGAGAAGAGGTCATTAGTCTCATTCCAAGACTAGTGTATGCTGATCCTCGCTCCAAATTAGAAACTCTTAAAGATGCATTTGATGTTGCGGTGCAAGCAGTAATTGACAAGGTTACAAATTTGAGGAAGGATATTATTGAAGGCCGTACAGATGACAACTTCATTGAGGAGAACAGTTGGAAATATGCTTTGCTGCCTGAGGGAGAGCACGAGGTAGGACCTCATGAATGGGATCCTTTCTTCTCCAAACCAAAGGATGGTAATGGAGATTCCAATGATTCATCTGCTGAAGTTGCAAAAAACTCTTGGAAGAATGAGCGAAGAAATCAATCATGA
- the LOC102669126 gene encoding uncharacterized protein, with amino-acid sequence MASSNGNLPASLPILNNKNYDRWCVQMRAIFCFQDVTKIVQGLQELGTNLNEAQMDILVKSYGGVGKLNELLQMNDQESVVEYFTQILTLRNQMKNYGEKLEDVMVIGKIMRTLTPRFDYIVVAIEQGTDLEGMKVEEPTGILEAQELRLNERNSMRSSDQALQAQTYKGNSNNGGKNKKGKENGRTKGRTLVKIQAIGTRVIMKKTTRRMGKKVPRKEDEAQLAYDEGSDSDDNVLLMVTTNSEDDNSNLWYLDTGCSNHMIGYREWFVNLDEKVKSKTKFADNSTLIA; translated from the exons ATGGCATCCTCTAATGGAAATCTCCCCGcttctctacccattctcaacAACAAGAATTATGATAGGTGGTGTGTCCAAATGAGAGCAATCTTTTGCTTTCAAGATGTCACAAAAATTGTACAAGGTCTTCAAGAACTTGGGACAAATCTCAATGAGGCGCAAATG GACATTCTTGTTAAGTCCTACGGGGGTGTTGGCAAATTAAATGAGCTTCTGCAGATGAATGATCAAGAGAGTGTGGTTGAGTATTTCACTCAGATTCTGACCCTTAgaaatcaaatgaagaattaCGGCGAGAAGCTCGAAGATGTGATGGTCATTGGCAAGATCATGAGAACCTTAACTCCAAGGTTTGATTATATAGTGGTTGCAATAGAACAAGGCACAGATCTTGAAGGGATGAAGGTGGAAGAGCCGACAGGGATACTTGAGGCACAAGAGTTGAGGCTCAATGAAAGAAACTCAATGAGATCCTCTGATCAAGCCCTTCAAGCTCAGACATATAAAGGAAATTCTAACAATGGTGGCAAGAAcaagaaaggaaaggaaaatggAAGAACAAAGGGAAGAACTCTGGTGAAGATCCAAGCAATTGGAACCAGAGTCATAATGAAGAAAACAACAAGAAGAATG GGCAAGAAAGTGCCAAGAAAGGAAGATGAAGCTCAATTGGCATATGATGAGggttctgattctgatgataaTGTATTGCTAATGGTGACTACCAATTCAGAAGATGATAATTCTAATCTCTGGTATTTAGACACAGGATGTTCCAATCACATGATTGGCTATAGAGAGTGGTTTGTGAATCTTGATGAAAAGGTGAAGAGCAAGACCAAATTTGCTGACAATAGTACTCTGATTGCATAA
- the LOC548018 gene encoding proline-rich protein precursor, producing MAGKQVGGEGLSVNLAGMSKNQLYDIMSQMKSLIEQNQQQAKQILIQNPMLTKALFQAQIMLGMVQAPQTVPKVQPMVPQNNLQSVQPTQKPNIQPAPLLPGLGGAQDQAGVSQTQIPLRKHQNQPSVPVSSAVPALSHQSQPMAAQSLTMPQQPKGHLAPQVALASLPQSSQLPNIPSPSLHSLSQPLHPTQMSTASSHLQHPLLTPGFPHMPLPPQIRQPAMPTFHPQYPPQMGANLGFQHAGASHNLSQSMFHPGTKPPASVGSTFPQGLPSQKSSQPPYQVGNVPSGPEFGNQAGNAMQVDRGASLMPGPSDNLAHLSGPPGPPYVVSGQMGAANQPLRPPALTPDMEKALLQQVMSLTPEQINLLPPEQRNQVLQLQQMLRQ from the exons ATGGCCGGAAAACAGGTCGGCGGCGAGGGCCTATCGGTTAACCTGGCTGGAATGTCGAAGAACCAGCTCTACGATATCATGTCTCAGATGAAG AGTTTGATCGAACAGAACCAGCAACAGGCCAAGCAGATCCTAATCCAAAACCCCATGTTAACCAAAGCGCTTTTCCAG GCACAAATTATGCTTGGAATGGTGCAAGCACCTCAAACG GTTCCAAAAGTTCAGCCAATGGTTCCGCAGAACAATCTGCAGTCAGTACAACCAACACAAAAACCAAATATTCAGCCTGCTCCATTATTGCCTGGGCTTGGTGGTGCACAGGATCAAGCAGGTGTATCTCAAACCCAGATTCCTCTGAGGAAACACCAGAACCAACCTTCAGTGCCAGTTTCATCTGCTGTTCCTGCATTGAGTCATCAATCTCAGCCCATGGCTGCACAATCTTTGACAATGCCACAACAGCCTAAAGGACATCTGGCTCCCCAAGTGGCTCTAGCGTCTCTTCCACAATCATCACAACTTCCAAACATACCTTCGCCTTCTCTTCATTCATTGTCACAACCTCTTCATCCAACTCAAATGTCAACTGCTTCCAGTCACTTACAGCATCCATTGCTGACACCTGGATTTCCACATATGCCTCTGCCACCACAGATTAGACAACCTGCAATGCCAACCTTCCATCCTCAATATCCCCCTCAAATGGGTGCAAACTTAGGTTTTCAACATGCTGGTGCTTCTCACAATCTTTCGCAGTCCATGTTTCAT CCAGGCACAAAACCTCCTGCTAGTGTTGGATCCACATTCCCACAGGGGCTTCCAAGTCAAAAATCATCTCAGCCACCTTATCAG GTTGGAAATGTTCCTTCAGGGCCCGAGTTTGGCAATCAAGCTGGAAATGCTATGCAAGTGGACAGAGGGGCTTCTTTGATGCCCGGTCCCTCAGATAACCTAGCACATCTTTCTGGTCCTCCTGGACCTCCATATGTAGTTTCTGGTCAGATGGGTGCTGCTAATCAGCCTCTTCGGCCTCCTGCG TTGACACCAGATATGGAGAAGGCACTGCTTCAACAGGTCAT